In the genome of Leptospira inadai serovar Lyme str. 10, one region contains:
- a CDS encoding efflux RND transporter permease subunit, producing MNIALLSIKRPIFITSLVILMLLTGLVSLSRMGVDLFPDVNIPIVSVTTIYPGAGPEEIEELISKPLEEELSSISGLKKISSRNQEGVSVVFGEFTLSTDIKYAEQQFRDKVGLVRPKLPDGIKEPKVVRFDPADQPIVRLAVFADLGQAQLYDLAKETVKSKLEQITGVGSVKLVGGTRREIQIELDRNKLISYQMPMVVIAGRLKSAGLNTPVGKFESGAKETSYRTLGRYESISQIENTIVSFGGDVGNSVLIKELGSVRDGTEDEETLGYLWASKSDVVEEEDVALFAHPFVWTGQTFRKIKNLFSSKKKEALEKEIKPALFIDVYKQSGGNTVAVADEVLKRIDKLNADIKPLAGNPRIRLIRDGSRWIRYNVEDVTEAIVLGVLLAVITVYFFLGNFRSTVITGLALPNSMLGAFILMWIMGFTINVMTLLALSLAVGLLVDDAIVVRENIFRKLEEGHNVLEASEKGTMEVALAVVGTSLTVIAVFFPVGFLSGIVGQFFKQFGLTVVFAMIISLFDGLFVAPMLSAYFAGKLDHSKRNKAVEAFDKFQTWLEKIYGITMKFALAHPGKVILLTFLIFVLSLVSCSFVKKTFLPANDQGEFLVTLDLPPGTSLQGTKEVADKVLVDLQKFPEMDKIAVTIGKPDGGEPNSATLAIALVSSKKRKKTTVAIKDEIRDILKNYAYARPAVSDYSAVGGGVQYPFQLVIKGDNLAEMEAYSKKVIDRLKAIPDLADIDTDFRAGKPEYQIALDNTRMQLVGVLPGVAGAELRYQIAGDTVSKFYDKGIEYDVRMRLHPDQRNLRAAYGQTKVPNIANKLIPLNAIGSGKETVGPSRINRIDRARTIVINANLAPGGAIQSATEGATKIMSTELPPPPGVRFNFQGQSEDFKELIVNILVAFGLALVFIYLVLSSLYESFITPVTILFAIPPAISGAFFALFITGEMLNLFSMIGLILLMGLVAKNSILLVDYAMQAIRDRGITRDEAIFEAGLVRLRPILMTSLAMIMGTVPIALGLGEAAKSRTAMGIAIIGGLILSTLVTLIVVPSIFGGIDRFREWIESKFRPDMGATVSHTESTTAVGNNHHQTADLSEWAKAVEEPVKKPTSKRKK from the coding sequence ATGAATATCGCACTTCTTTCCATTAAACGCCCGATTTTTATTACGAGTTTAGTTATCCTCATGCTCTTAACGGGACTGGTATCCTTGTCTCGTATGGGAGTGGATTTATTTCCTGACGTAAATATTCCCATAGTTTCCGTTACGACTATTTATCCTGGAGCGGGTCCGGAAGAAATCGAAGAGTTGATTTCTAAACCCTTGGAAGAGGAACTTTCTTCCATTTCCGGCTTAAAGAAAATCTCTTCCCGAAATCAGGAAGGAGTCTCGGTCGTCTTCGGCGAATTTACTCTCTCTACGGATATCAAATATGCCGAGCAACAATTCAGGGATAAGGTAGGACTGGTTCGTCCTAAACTTCCGGACGGGATCAAGGAGCCGAAAGTCGTTCGCTTTGATCCTGCAGACCAACCGATCGTCCGACTCGCGGTTTTTGCAGACCTAGGACAAGCACAGTTATACGATCTCGCAAAGGAAACGGTTAAATCCAAGCTAGAACAAATTACCGGCGTAGGTTCCGTGAAACTTGTAGGTGGAACGCGGAGAGAAATCCAAATCGAGTTGGATCGAAACAAATTAATTTCATACCAAATGCCGATGGTCGTGATCGCAGGTCGTCTTAAATCCGCCGGACTCAACACTCCCGTCGGTAAATTCGAATCCGGAGCGAAAGAAACCTCGTATAGAACCTTAGGACGATACGAGTCCATTTCTCAGATTGAAAACACGATCGTCTCCTTCGGCGGGGACGTGGGAAACTCCGTTTTAATCAAGGAGCTCGGATCCGTCAGGGATGGGACCGAAGATGAGGAAACCTTAGGTTATCTTTGGGCCTCTAAAAGCGACGTTGTGGAAGAAGAAGACGTCGCCTTGTTTGCCCACCCGTTTGTCTGGACCGGCCAAACCTTCAGAAAAATCAAAAACCTCTTCTCATCCAAAAAAAAGGAAGCTCTTGAAAAGGAGATAAAGCCGGCTCTCTTCATCGACGTTTATAAACAATCGGGCGGTAATACCGTCGCCGTTGCGGATGAGGTTCTCAAGCGGATCGATAAACTCAACGCGGATATCAAACCTCTCGCAGGAAATCCGAGGATTCGGCTCATAAGAGACGGATCTCGCTGGATTCGCTATAACGTAGAAGACGTAACCGAAGCGATCGTTTTGGGAGTGCTGTTGGCGGTCATCACGGTTTATTTCTTCCTCGGAAACTTCCGCTCTACGGTGATTACGGGGCTTGCACTTCCCAACTCGATGTTGGGGGCGTTTATTCTAATGTGGATTATGGGATTCACGATAAACGTTATGACCTTATTGGCTCTCTCGCTGGCTGTCGGACTCCTAGTCGACGACGCGATCGTCGTTCGAGAAAATATTTTCCGAAAATTGGAGGAAGGACATAACGTACTGGAAGCCTCCGAAAAAGGAACGATGGAGGTCGCCTTAGCGGTCGTAGGAACATCGCTGACCGTAATCGCGGTGTTCTTTCCCGTAGGATTTTTATCCGGAATCGTCGGTCAATTTTTCAAACAATTCGGTTTAACGGTCGTCTTTGCCATGATCATTTCGTTGTTCGACGGTCTCTTCGTCGCGCCGATGCTTTCCGCCTATTTTGCGGGCAAGCTGGATCATAGTAAACGGAACAAAGCCGTGGAGGCATTCGATAAATTCCAAACCTGGTTGGAAAAGATCTACGGAATCACGATGAAGTTCGCATTGGCACATCCCGGTAAAGTCATCTTGCTGACCTTTCTGATTTTTGTGCTTTCTCTCGTAAGTTGTTCTTTCGTAAAAAAAACGTTTTTACCCGCAAACGATCAGGGAGAATTTCTCGTAACGTTGGATCTTCCGCCTGGCACTAGTTTGCAGGGTACAAAAGAAGTGGCGGATAAAGTTCTAGTAGATCTGCAAAAATTTCCGGAGATGGATAAAATAGCCGTCACGATCGGGAAACCGGATGGGGGCGAACCCAATAGTGCCACCTTAGCAATCGCGCTGGTCTCTTCCAAAAAACGGAAAAAAACCACGGTTGCGATCAAGGATGAGATTCGCGATATTCTAAAGAATTATGCGTATGCTCGACCCGCGGTTTCGGACTATTCCGCCGTCGGAGGAGGAGTGCAGTATCCTTTCCAGCTTGTGATTAAGGGGGATAACCTGGCCGAGATGGAAGCATATTCTAAAAAAGTAATCGATCGACTAAAAGCCATTCCGGACTTAGCGGACATCGATACCGATTTTCGTGCCGGAAAACCCGAATACCAAATCGCCTTGGACAATACTCGTATGCAACTCGTCGGAGTGCTACCTGGAGTTGCCGGCGCCGAGCTTCGATACCAAATCGCGGGAGATACGGTCAGTAAATTTTACGATAAAGGAATTGAGTACGACGTTCGGATGCGTTTACATCCCGATCAAAGAAACCTAAGAGCAGCCTACGGTCAAACCAAGGTTCCGAATATCGCTAATAAGTTGATTCCTTTGAATGCGATAGGTTCCGGTAAGGAAACGGTCGGTCCTTCCAGAATCAATCGTATCGACAGGGCAAGAACGATCGTGATCAACGCGAACCTCGCACCGGGCGGAGCCATCCAAAGCGCGACCGAAGGGGCTACGAAGATCATGTCGACCGAGCTCCCCCCGCCTCCGGGAGTTCGTTTCAACTTCCAAGGACAATCCGAGGACTTTAAGGAATTGATCGTAAACATTCTGGTCGCATTCGGTCTGGCCCTCGTGTTTATCTATCTTGTGCTTTCTTCGCTTTATGAATCGTTTATTACGCCTGTGACGATTCTTTTTGCAATCCCTCCGGCGATCTCGGGGGCTTTCTTCGCTTTATTCATAACCGGAGAAATGCTGAATTTGTTCTCTATGATCGGATTGATTCTTCTAATGGGCTTGGTGGCAAAAAACTCGATTTTACTCGTGGATTATGCGATGCAGGCGATTCGAGACAGGGGAATTACGAGAGACGAAGCGATTTTCGAAGCAGGTTTAGTTCGTCTACGACCTATTCTAATGACTTCTCTCGCAATGATCATGGGAACCGTACCGATCGCGCTCGGACTGGGAGAAGCCGCTAAATCAAGGACTGCAATGGGAATTGCGATCATCGGAGGTTTGATTCTTTCGACCCTTGTGACCTTGATCGTCGTCCCTTCCATCTTCGGAGGAATTGACAGATTTAGGGAATGGATCGAAAGCAAATTTCGTCCGGATATGGGCGCAACCGTTTCCCATACGGAATCGACGACGGCCGTTGGGAATAATCACCATCAAACCGCCGATTTATCTGAATGGGCCAAGGCGGTCGAGGAGCCCGTAAAGAAACCGACCTCTAAAAGGAAAAAATAG